The genomic region CGAAGGCGTCGATGAGAGAGTGAAAGCGATAGTAGATGAAGAGATATCAATAGGAAACTATGTTTTAACAGGCGGGGAACTTCCAGGCATGGTAATAATGGACGCCGTTATAAGACTAATACCCGGTGTTCTCGGCAGCAGAGAATCTCTTGAAGCAGACTCCTTCAGTGACAGAGGCCTTATGGGATATCCAAACTACACAAGACCTGCAGAATATAGAGGAATGAAGGTTCCAGAAATCCTTTTATCAGGGCACCATAAAAAGATAGAACTGTGGAGGAAGGAAAAATCTATAGAAAAGACGTACCTTAGAAATCCATCATTAATAGAAAAACTTCTTAAAGACGGAAAATTCTCAAAAGAGGAAGAGAGAATCGTCAGAGAGGTAATTAGAAAGTTTTCCAATAAGGTAAAAGGATCCAACGACGGCAATCGGTCTATCTAAAACAGTTGAAATATCCTTCACAATAGCGGCAGAGCCTGAAAATTTTCTGATATCTTCAGCGGAAAGTGCCCTTTCATTATCTATTTCTGTAACAAATAATTGTCTTCCTCGCGATTTTGTATAGCCTTCAAGAATTGACATAACCCTTTTCACGTCTTTATCCCTTAAACCAGAATAAAGAACATCCACTTTTAGCTCGAGAAGCTTCAAAGTTTCAACAAACTTCTTTACGGCATCAGGATTATGGGCAACATCCACTATTAAAAGAGGTTTTTCCCTTACAATCTGAAATCTTCCCGGAAGCTTCACGCTGGACAATCCCTTCACAGCTTTTGAAACTGAAAACTCTTCGCCAAGAACTTCTTTTAAAATAATCTTTGCAGCTGAAACGGCCGTAGCACTGTTTACAGCCTGATGAAACCCGTAAAGAGGAACTAAAAAGCGAAATGCCGAATCCTCATCCCTGTAAAAAGCCTCTGTTCCTGAAAGAGAAACATTAACATCTAAAGTGGAAAAATCCCTGCCATAAGCGATAATCCTATCCGTAAACTTTTCTGCAAGCCTGAAAACAACCGGCAGATTATCGGAAATAACAACAGGAATCCTATCCTTTACAACGTGCAACTTCTCAACAGCTATCTTCTCTATCGTATCACCAAGGTAATCTTTATGGTCAAAATCAATGTGGGTGATAACCGCTAAATCGTGAGAAATGGCGTTTGTAGCATCAAGCCTTCCGCCAAGTCCAACCTCGTAAACGACAAAATCACAATCTTTAAAAAGAAAAACAGCAAGCAAAAAAGCAGCCTCAAAGTAAGTCAGAGAGAATTTTTCAACAACAGGCAAAATTTCTCTAAACGCCCTATTCAAAGTCTCTGTATCAACCTGTCTGAGATCCAAGCGAAATCTCTCGTTGAACCTTAAGATGTGTGGAGATGTAAAAAGACCCACCTTTTTTCCGTGCTCCTTCAAAATAGAAGCAATACAAGTGGAAGTGGAACCTTTGCCGTTGGTACCGGCAACAATAACGGATGGAGGCAGAGAAAAAGAAAGGGTGCTTAAAGCACCCTTTATCCTGTCAAGCCCGATTTTCCAGACAAACTCTTTACTGGCAAAATAGGTCTCAAAATCAGTCACCTAAGCAACTACCTTCTCTGTAAACAGTTTAAGAAAATGGACTATCGTATCCTTTAAATCTTCCCTTGGAACAACCATGTCTATCAATCCGTGTTCAAGGAGAAACTCTGCCTTTTGAAAACCTTTTGGAAGTTTCTGTCTTATCGTTTGTTCAATGACCCGGGGGCCGGCGAAACCTATAAGAGCCCCAGGCTCTGCAATAATCACATCCCCTAAAAAGGCAAAGCTTGCAGAAACACCACCCATCGTAGGATGGGTAAGAACAGAGATGTAAGGAACCCCCCTTTCCTCAAGACGAGCAAGGGCTGCTGATGTTTTGGCCATCTGCATAAGGGAGATAATTCCCTCCTGCATCCTTGCTCCTCCTGAAGAAGAGATACAGATGAAAGGTATCCCTTCCTCTGCAGCCCTTTCTATGTTTCTTGTAATCTTCTCGCCGACCACCGAGCCCATACTTCCACCCATAAACTTAAAATCAAAACAGGTAACATACGCATCTATTTCGCCAATTTTTCCTTTAGCATTCACAACAGCATCTTTTAAACCCGTTTTTCTCTGAGCAGAAGCAAGTCTTTCAGTGTACGGTTTACGGTCACTAAACCCTAAAATATCTTTTGGCTCAAGCTCTGTATCAAGTTCCTCATACTCCCCTTTATCAAAAAGGGAAAAGAGTCTTTCTCTTGCTTCCATCGGAAAATGGAAGCCACACTTTGGACACACCATTAAATTCTTTTCAAGCTCACCTCTGAACAGAAGGCTTTTACACTCGTTACACTTTATCCATAAACCGGAAGGAACCGCTGAAGCTTTTGTTTCCCCGGTATCTATTCCTTTTTTAAACAACTTTCTAAACATACTTTATCCCTTAAAGCAAATGATGTCAGGCAGTGTATTTAAAAGCTGAATAAAAGCGTCTGAAGAAATGGTGTAATAAACTTTATTCCCCTCTCTCTTTTTGTCAACTATCCCTTTATAGCGAAGTGTCCTGAGATGCTGCGAAAGAGAAGACTGAGAAATTCCCAATTCTTTCTCAAGGTCTGTTACACACATCGGTTTTTCTTTTAACTTAAAAAGAATCTTTAATCTTACCGGAGAAGCCAGCGCTTTCAGACATTCCGCTCCTTCTTCAAGTCTCCTGTCGTCAAGCATTTTAGAACCTGTCTTAGCCATATAAACCTCCTGAAAAGAATAACAAAATATTAATTTTAGGTGCACTATTTTAAATTATAGAAATCTTGTCTGGTGTTGTCAATGTCTTATATGCTAAAAAATGAAATTCTATCTATTTTGTATCGAGAATTTAAAAAACCATCTCTCTCCAAAAATCAAAAACCACTTTTTAAGCCATTCATAAAATAAAATCTTTTCTAAAAACAACAAAGTGCGGGTTCAATAAATCTCTTTTATTGTAAATTAATGGTTTACCTGTTTCATAATTAACAACCCGTCCGCCTGCCGCTTCAACAACTGCCTGGCCAGCCCCGGTGTCCCACTCCATTGTAGGTGCAAGCCTTGGATAAACATCAGCTTCCCCCTCTGCCACAAGACAGAGCTTTAAAGAACTTCCTTTAGAAACCGTTCTTATCTTGCCAAACCTCTCTTCCATCTCTTTTATAAAAGCCTCTGTTTCAGGATTTCTATGGGAACGGGAAGCAACAACAACCACTTCCTCTCTCTTACTCTCTACAGGAAGCCTTACCGCTACCTTTTCTATTTCGTTCCAGAACCTTTCAGGAGAAGTTATCTCTTCTAAAAAAGAAAATTTGCCATTTTCAACCTTGAAAGCTCCTATCTTTTCCGCTCCATAGTAAAGCGTTTTTACAACAGGTGCATAAACAACCCCTAAAATTGGCCTTCCATTCTCAATAAGAGCTATATTAACCGTAAATTCACCATTCCTCTTAATAAACTCTTTGGTTCCATCAAGCGGATCTATAAGCCAGAAGCGCTTCCACCTGCTCCTCTTTTCATAAGGAACTGTTTTTCCTTCTTCCGAAAGTATAGGATAATCAGGAAGATGGGAAACTATTATCCTGTGAGAAAGCCTATCTGCTTCTGTAAGAGGTGATTTGTCCGCCTTTTCTTCCACCTCAAAATCTCTCTCATAGACAGAAAGAATAGCTTCACCGCTTTTTAAAGCTGTCGTTATTGCTGTAAAGAGTAAATCTTTCATAATTCTATCCTCTATATATCTATTTTTACATCATACGGTTCAGGCTGCGGTTTACCTATGAACCATCCCTGACCAAGACCAACACCGATTTCTCTCATAAGTGTGTAATCCTCTTCGTCCTCTATAAACTCAGCTAAAACCCTCAGTCTAAAAGGCTTGGCAACCTCAACTATCGATTTCATAATCGTCAGGTCCCTTATATCTCTCTTCGCTCCTTTAACGAATTCTCCGTCTATCTTAAGAATGTCTGCAGGAAACTTTTTAAGGTAACTGTATGAGGAGTAACCTGAACCAAAATCGTCAATAGCTATCTTTGCATTCATATCTCTAAAAATCTGAAAGATACTCTGAGCAACGTTCATCCCCATAACTTTCTGCGACTCCGTAATCTCAATGACAATATTGGAAGAGTTTAGATTCCTATCTTTCACAACCCTCCATATATTATTGAGTTCCTTAAAAAAGTATTTCATAGAAAGATTGAAGAAAAGCTTATAACTATTATCAAGATAAACAGAGGCCTTTTCAAAAATGATCTTATCTATTTCAGGAATTAGATTAAACGTGTTTGCAATATCAATAATATAATCTCCTTTTAAAACTTCGTCACCGTGAAATATTCTGGCTAAAACCTCATAACCGTAAATTCTCCCTGTTCTGAGACTCACTATAGGTTGAAAGTAAGGAATCACTGTCCGCTTTTCTATAGCCTCAACAAGCTTAAGACGTATTTCCTGCATCTTATCAAAATTGCTCGATTCGTTATCTATAAAAACAATACAGTTTTTTCCCCTCCTCTTTGCACTGTAAAGTGCCTCCTCGGCCTTTTTAAAGAGATCACACACATTCCCCTGATCTCTTGTGTAAAACGCAACACCGCAACTTGTGGTCAGAGAGAAAAAGTCCCTTCCTATTTTAAAGTTCAATCTCTCAAAATGCTTGTTGTATATCTCCTCTATTCTGCGAAACCCGAGCACCGGATCAAGACCTCTAACAAGAATGGCAAAACTGTTTGAACCAACCTTACCAATAATGAAAGAAGAACAGTACCGGGTAACAACCGAACAGACCTTTTTAGCAACGGCAGAAATTACTGCATCTCCCATACGGTAACCGTATGAAAAATTGACCAATTTAAAGTCATCAACATCAATGATGAAAAGAGCAAGGTTATCGTCTTTAAGAGATGCTACCTTCTCTAAAAACTCCGTCCTATCAAGAATAGCCAAAGAGGAACCACTTTTAAATTCATGGGTCATAACTTCAAATCTTCCCTTTCCGAAAGTATTTCTCCTATCTGGTTTACATCTTTATCACCACGGCCCGATAGATTCATTATAACAACTTTATTTTTCAATTTTGATCTATTTTTAATAAGCCATGCCACAGCATGAGAACTCTCAAGTGCCGGAATAATACCCTCTGTTTTTGAAAGAATTTGAAACGCCCTTATCGCCTCCTCATCCGTAACCGCATCGTATTTTGCACGGCCAATATGGTGAAGCAGAGCGTGTTCAGGGCCAACACCCGGATAGTCAAGACCCGCAGATACAGAATGTGTCGGTAAAACCTGTCCATCTTCGGTCTGAAGAAGGTAGGATTTGGCACCGTGAAGAACGCCAAGAGAACCTCTGCATATGCTGGCTGCATGCTTGCCGGTATCAAGGCCGTAGCCACCTGCCTCAACACCTATGAGTTCAACCTCTTCATCCTCAACAAACGGATAGAAGATTCCCATAGCATTACTCCCACCGCCAACACAGGCAACAATCATATCTGGGAGCCTTCCCTCTTTTTCAAGTATCTGTTCCTTCGCTTCCCTTCCGATAACAGCCTGAAAATCTCTAACCATTTCCGGATAAGGATGTGGACCTACAACGGAACCTATTATGTAGTGGGTTGTTCTAACGTTTGTAACCCAATCGCGAATCGCCTCATTTACTGCATCCTTCAGTGTTCTGCTTCCTGACTTAACAACCTCAACTTTCGCGCCTAAAAGTTCCATCCTGAACACATTCAGTGCCTGACGGTGAACATCCTCTTCACCCATATAAACAACACATTCAAGCCCTAAAAATGCACAGGCCGTTGCCGTTGCAACACCGTGCTGACCGGCGCCGGTTTCAGCGATAATCCTCTTTTTTCCCATCTTTTTCGCAAGAAGAGCCTGTCCAAGAGCATTGTTTATCTTATGAGCTCCGGTGTGGTTTAAGTCCTCCCTTTTAAGGTATATCCTGACACCGCCACCGATGTACTCAGACAAACCTCTCGCAAATTGAAGAGGTGTAGGCCTTCCAACGTAATCTTTTAAAAGCGCATTAAACTCTTCCTGAAACGCCTTATCATTCTTATAGTAGTAGTAGCTCTCTTCAAGTTCAGAAAGT from Desulfurobacterium sp. TC5-1 harbors:
- the trmD gene encoding tRNA (guanosine(37)-N1)-methyltransferase TrmD, whose product is MPSFDVLTVLPGLFSGFLTEGVIGRAIKSGKISVKIHNLRDFTTDRHRVVDDVPYGGGPGMVLKPEPIFRAFDHICEERGKKPYVILTEPWGETFTQKKAIELSKKENILIICGRYEGVDERVKAIVDEEISIGNYVLTGGELPGMVIMDAVIRLIPGVLGSRESLEADSFSDRGLMGYPNYTRPAEYRGMKVPEILLSGHHKKIELWRKEKSIEKTYLRNPSLIEKLLKDGKFSKEEERIVREVIRKFSNKVKGSNDGNRSI
- a CDS encoding Mur ligase family protein, giving the protein MTDFETYFASKEFVWKIGLDRIKGALSTLSFSLPPSVIVAGTNGKGSTSTCIASILKEHGKKVGLFTSPHILRFNERFRLDLRQVDTETLNRAFREILPVVEKFSLTYFEAAFLLAVFLFKDCDFVVYEVGLGGRLDATNAISHDLAVITHIDFDHKDYLGDTIEKIAVEKLHVVKDRIPVVISDNLPVVFRLAEKFTDRIIAYGRDFSTLDVNVSLSGTEAFYRDEDSAFRFLVPLYGFHQAVNSATAVSAAKIILKEVLGEEFSVSKAVKGLSSVKLPGRFQIVREKPLLIVDVAHNPDAVKKFVETLKLLELKVDVLYSGLRDKDVKRVMSILEGYTKSRGRQLFVTEIDNERALSAEDIRKFSGSAAIVKDISTVLDRPIAVVGSFYLIGKLSNYLSDDSLFLF
- the accD gene encoding acetyl-CoA carboxylase, carboxyltransferase subunit beta; the protein is MFRKLFKKGIDTGETKASAVPSGLWIKCNECKSLLFRGELEKNLMVCPKCGFHFPMEARERLFSLFDKGEYEELDTELEPKDILGFSDRKPYTERLASAQRKTGLKDAVVNAKGKIGEIDAYVTCFDFKFMGGSMGSVVGEKITRNIERAAEEGIPFICISSSGGARMQEGIISLMQMAKTSAALARLEERGVPYISVLTHPTMGGVSASFAFLGDVIIAEPGALIGFAGPRVIEQTIRQKLPKGFQKAEFLLEHGLIDMVVPREDLKDTIVHFLKLFTEKVVA
- a CDS encoding metalloregulator ArsR/SmtB family transcription factor, which encodes MAKTGSKMLDDRRLEEGAECLKALASPVRLKILFKLKEKPMCVTDLEKELGISQSSLSQHLRTLRYKGIVDKKREGNKVYYTISSDAFIQLLNTLPDIICFKG
- the cysQ gene encoding 3'(2'),5'-bisphosphate nucleotidase CysQ, with amino-acid sequence MKDLLFTAITTALKSGEAILSVYERDFEVEEKADKSPLTEADRLSHRIIVSHLPDYPILSEEGKTVPYEKRSRWKRFWLIDPLDGTKEFIKRNGEFTVNIALIENGRPILGVVYAPVVKTLYYGAEKIGAFKVENGKFSFLEEITSPERFWNEIEKVAVRLPVESKREEVVVVASRSHRNPETEAFIKEMEERFGKIRTVSKGSSLKLCLVAEGEADVYPRLAPTMEWDTGAGQAVVEAAGGRVVNYETGKPLIYNKRDLLNPHFVVFRKDFIL
- a CDS encoding bifunctional diguanylate cyclase/phosphodiesterase, producing MTHEFKSGSSLAILDRTEFLEKVASLKDDNLALFIIDVDDFKLVNFSYGYRMGDAVISAVAKKVCSVVTRYCSSFIIGKVGSNSFAILVRGLDPVLGFRRIEEIYNKHFERLNFKIGRDFFSLTTSCGVAFYTRDQGNVCDLFKKAEEALYSAKRRGKNCIVFIDNESSNFDKMQEIRLKLVEAIEKRTVIPYFQPIVSLRTGRIYGYEVLARIFHGDEVLKGDYIIDIANTFNLIPEIDKIIFEKASVYLDNSYKLFFNLSMKYFFKELNNIWRVVKDRNLNSSNIVIEITESQKVMGMNVAQSIFQIFRDMNAKIAIDDFGSGYSSYSYLKKFPADILKIDGEFVKGAKRDIRDLTIMKSIVEVAKPFRLRVLAEFIEDEEDYTLMREIGVGLGQGWFIGKPQPEPYDVKIDI
- the trpB gene encoding tryptophan synthase subunit beta, translating into MYKFPDKFGRFGIFGGKFVPETLMAALSELEESYYYYKNDKAFQEEFNALLKDYVGRPTPLQFARGLSEYIGGGVRIYLKREDLNHTGAHKINNALGQALLAKKMGKKRIIAETGAGQHGVATATACAFLGLECVVYMGEEDVHRQALNVFRMELLGAKVEVVKSGSRTLKDAVNEAIRDWVTNVRTTHYIIGSVVGPHPYPEMVRDFQAVIGREAKEQILEKEGRLPDMIVACVGGGSNAMGIFYPFVEDEEVELIGVEAGGYGLDTGKHAASICRGSLGVLHGAKSYLLQTEDGQVLPTHSVSAGLDYPGVGPEHALLHHIGRAKYDAVTDEEAIRAFQILSKTEGIIPALESSHAVAWLIKNRSKLKNKVVIMNLSGRGDKDVNQIGEILSEREDLKL